One genomic region from Balaenoptera acutorostrata chromosome 1, mBalAcu1.1, whole genome shotgun sequence encodes:
- the LOC103009554 gene encoding LOW QUALITY PROTEIN: guanylate kinase-like (The sequence of the model RefSeq protein was modified relative to this genomic sequence to represent the inferred CDS: inserted 2 bases in 1 codon; deleted 1 base in 1 codon): MEVGFSWQGAPVQSGSSFQITTTAVPFALEHSQTVHHGGAGQSIGKATQSSTVPGRSWARLRALLQSADKTVTLLELVNGLAVSPRVKPTDTPFLDFILLYFVPFSLLLNQFCSNRDKGWNCVFRWNFMEHTEVSGTLYGTSKAAVPAVQAVNHICXDVVLQGVRNIGKTDLRPTCIFLRSPSLDRLEQRNTDTEQSLAAARADLKLESSKEPGLFDLIMGNDSLDKAYWALKEALSDEMEKAQGTGPS, from the exons ATGGAGGTGGGTTTCTCCTGGCAGGGCGCCCCTGTACAGAGTGGTTCTTCATTCCAGATAACAACCACAGCCGTGCCTTTTGCCCTTGAGCATTCTCAGACAGTTCATCATGGAGGAGCTGGGCAGTCTATTGGAAAGGCCACCCAGAGTAGTACTGTTCCAGGCAGGTCATGGGCCAGGCTCAGAGCCCTGCTACAAAGTGCTGACAAGACGGTAACCCTGCTGGAGCTTGTGAATGGCCTAGCGG tCTCTCCGAGAGTGAAACCAACTGACACTCCTTTCCTTGACTTTATCCTCCTCTATTTtgtgcctttctctctccttctgaacCAGTTCTGCTCCAATCGAGACAAG GGTTGGAACTGTGTCTTTCGTTGGAATTTCATGGAGCACACCGAGGTCTCAGGGACTCTGTATGGGACCAGCAAAGCGGCCGTGCCGGCGGTGCAAGCCGTGAACCACATCTG TGACGTGGTCCTGCAGGGCGTGCGCAATATCGGGAAGACGGACCTGCGGCCCACCTGCATCTTCCTGCGGTCGCCCTCGCTGGACCGCCTGGAGCAGCGGAACACAGACACAGAGCAGAGCCTGGCCGCCGCCCGGGCCGACCTGAAA CTGGAGAGCAGCAAGGAGCCCGGCCTGTTTGACCTGATCATGGGCAACGACAGCCTGGACAAGGCCTACTGGGCCCTGAAGGAGGCGCTCTCCGACGAAATGGAGAAGGCTCAAGGAACTGGTCCCTCCTGA